The genomic region GCACTTGTTGGACTGCGGGTTGCGCAGCGTGCCGTTGGACTGTGCCTGCCAGACCTGGGCGCCGCTGCCGTTGCAGTCGTACAGCTGCACCTTGGCGCCGTTGGCGGTGGAGCCGCTGGCGATGTCGGCGCACTTGCCGAGGGCGCGCAGCGTGCCGTCGCTGGCGACGGTCCAGGTCTGCGCGTTGGTGCCGTTGCAGCCCCAGAGCTGGATGGCGGCGCCGTTGGCGGTGCTCGCCGACGCCACATCGATGCACTTGCCGCCGAGGCCGGTGATCTGGCCGGTACGACCGGACGGCGGCGGGGTGGTGCCGCCCATGATGGTGTCGTACATGGCGCTGACGAGCGAGGTGGAGCCGGTGGTGTCCTGCGACAGCTCCCAGTTCATGACGCCGCCGGCGTTGTCAAGCGCCCACTGCGTCTTGCGCTTGACGGTCGGGACGCCGTTGTAGCACTGCTGCGCGCCGCCGGCGGTGGTGCAGTCCCGGTTGGCGTTGGCCGGGTCCAGGGCGACGAGCGCCGAGTACGTGTAGTAGCCGGGGCGGCTGTAGAACGGGATGCCGAGGACTGCCTTGCTGGCCGGCAGGCCGCGGGACTTCCACAGGTTGATGCTGTTGATCGACCAGTCGTAGTTGGAGTGCGGGCTGCCGCCGTCGTACGCCATGATGTTGAGCCAGTCGACCTGGCCGAACACGGCCGTCGGCACGCCGTCGAGGTAGTAGCCCTCGGAGACGACGGCCGCGGTGAGCAGCTTGCCGCGGCTGTGCATGGCGCTGCCGAGCTGCGTCATGAGCTGGCTGTAGTTGTTCGCCGAGGCGCCCGGGTCCGGGTACTCCCAGTCGATGTCGACGCCGTCGAGGTTGTACTGGTTGACGAAGTTGACCAGGTTGTTGACGAAGGCGCTCCGGCTGCCGGAGTTGGCCGCGAGGGCCTCGAAGGCCGA from Micromonospora lupini harbors:
- a CDS encoding glycosyl hydrolase family 18 protein, translated to MSSPLRRALAAGLLALASAAATVTLVPTAAQAVVLPNNFKSVGYMPSWAGNVNTIQYNKLTHINYAFVLPNNDGSLRAVENPSKLSSLVSQAHANNVRVSIAVGGWNDGNDSAFEALAANSGSRSAFVNNLVNFVNQYNLDGVDIDWEYPDPGASANNYSQLMTQLGSAMHSRGKLLTAAVVSEGYYLDGVPTAVFGQVDWLNIMAYDGGSPHSNYDWSINSINLWKSRGLPASKAVLGIPFYSRPGYYTYSALVALDPANANRDCTTAGGAQQCYNGVPTVKRKTQWALDNAGGVMNWELSQDTTGSTSLVSAMYDTIMGGTTPPPSGRTGQITGLGGKCIDVASASTANGAAIQLWGCNGTNAQTWTVASDGTLRALGKCADIASGSTANGAKVQLYDCNGSGAQVWQAQSNGTLRNPQSNKCLDVTDNSSADGARLQIWDCFAGANQRWTLPA